In a single window of the Candidatus Nanosynbacter featherlites genome:
- a CDS encoding PrgI family protein, whose protein sequence is MAVYRVPQDVEAEDKLLGPFSFKQFVFLIIAVGFFGIAWALGVALLPLAIIPLPFGVFFTVLALPLRKEQPMEIYIAAVISFFLKPRVRLWEPDGVETLIEVVAPKTKEENLSKNYDQREIQRRLSYLANIVDTHGWSVRGVGNPEATGNLDTASSLQADFYNTAVQAEEDILDRGNTTSRQIADMIAETDHQRREELMQRMQKPQTPAAQSPAQPAVFMAAQEEDMPKLTVNPYPHMRQGVLSPAGERPATTPPADQNQPIQRPIDPGIIDLANNHSDLSIATLQKEADRIHKRSEETAEEEVVISLR, encoded by the coding sequence ATGGCTGTGTATAGAGTGCCCCAGGATGTGGAAGCAGAAGATAAGCTGCTTGGGCCGTTCAGTTTTAAGCAATTTGTGTTTCTCATTATTGCGGTGGGCTTTTTTGGTATAGCGTGGGCGCTGGGAGTTGCTTTGTTGCCACTGGCAATCATTCCTTTGCCGTTTGGCGTGTTCTTTACCGTATTGGCTTTACCGCTACGTAAGGAACAGCCGATGGAAATATATATCGCAGCGGTGATATCGTTCTTCTTAAAACCGCGTGTTCGCCTCTGGGAACCAGACGGAGTGGAAACGCTGATAGAAGTGGTGGCACCAAAAACTAAGGAAGAAAATCTGAGTAAAAATTATGATCAACGAGAAATCCAGCGACGATTGTCATATCTAGCAAATATCGTTGACACACATGGTTGGTCGGTTCGTGGTGTTGGTAACCCGGAAGCGACGGGTAACTTGGACACCGCCAGTTCATTGCAGGCTGATTTTTATAATACGGCTGTCCAAGCAGAGGAAGATATTTTAGACCGAGGTAATACTACTTCGCGACAAATTGCTGATATGATCGCTGAGACCGACCATCAGCGACGAGAAGAGTTGATGCAGCGCATGCAAAAACCTCAAACACCAGCAGCACAGTCACCAGCTCAGCCAGCAGTCTTCATGGCTGCACAAGAGGAAGACATGCCAAAATTAACCGTCAATCCATATCCTCACATGCGCCAGGGTGTCTTATCTCCAGCAGGGGAGCGACCTGCCACCACCCCGCCGGCCGACCAAAATCAACCTATACAACGACCTATTGACCCTGGTATAATAGACCTTGCAAATAATCATTCTGATCTTTCCATCGCGACCCTACAAAAAGAAGCAGATCGGATACATAAACGCTCAGAGGAAACAGCTGAGGAGGAAGTGGTGATTTCACTACGGTAG